Proteins co-encoded in one Alcanivorax sp. genomic window:
- a CDS encoding acyl-CoA dehydrogenase C-terminal domain-containing protein — MPNYKAPVRDMRFLMNEVFDFEGHYKTLPNGEDATPDMVEAIVGEMAKLCENTIGPLYQSGDEEGCKLEDGVVTTPKGFKEAYAEFQAGGWQGLSHPVEYGGQGLPMSLGLIKQEMMATANWSFSMYPGLSLGAMNTIQLHGTEEQKQDYLVPLTEGTWGGTMCLTEPQCGTDLGQVKTKAEPQKDGSYKISGTKIFISSGDHDMVENIVHIVLARLPDAPKGTKGISLFIVPKYLPGKIGEDNGVNVGSLEKKMGIKASATCVMNFDEATGFLIGPENKGLECMFTFMNTARLGTAMQGIAHAELSYQGALPYAKERKSMRALSGKKEPDAIADSLIHHGDVRRMLLKQKAIAEGGRAMLYFSAQYADNMISGILENDMKKYEHWDSELGFFTPILKGFLTEKGLEVANDGMQVFGGHGYIKEHGMEQIVRDARISTLYEGTTGIQALDLLGRKVLLTTKGKCVRDFTKKLVDFGTKNLRDPKLRPFAWKLLKIAAEWNYLTTRIMLVAAKDRDMVSTASYDFLMYSGYAMMAYFWALQAGVAKDKLENGGNEPAEFYKAKLATAEFYFERMLPSAKGHADAALKPTKSTMQLKEEHFSFDYE; from the coding sequence ATGCCGAACTATAAGGCTCCCGTGCGCGATATGCGCTTCTTGATGAACGAAGTGTTCGATTTCGAAGGTCACTACAAGACCTTGCCCAACGGTGAAGACGCCACCCCGGATATGGTGGAAGCCATCGTTGGTGAAATGGCCAAGCTGTGTGAGAACACCATCGGTCCGCTGTACCAGAGCGGTGACGAGGAAGGCTGTAAGCTGGAAGACGGCGTGGTTACCACTCCGAAAGGCTTCAAGGAAGCCTACGCAGAGTTCCAGGCGGGTGGCTGGCAGGGTCTGAGCCACCCAGTGGAATACGGCGGTCAGGGTCTGCCCATGTCCCTGGGTCTGATCAAGCAGGAAATGATGGCCACCGCCAACTGGTCGTTCTCCATGTACCCGGGTCTGTCCCTGGGCGCCATGAACACCATCCAGCTGCACGGCACTGAAGAGCAGAAGCAGGATTACCTGGTCCCGCTGACCGAAGGGACCTGGGGCGGCACCATGTGTCTGACCGAACCCCAGTGTGGTACCGACCTGGGTCAGGTAAAGACCAAGGCCGAGCCGCAGAAGGATGGTTCCTACAAGATTTCCGGCACCAAGATCTTTATCTCTTCCGGCGACCACGACATGGTGGAAAACATTGTCCACATCGTGCTGGCGCGCCTGCCTGACGCCCCCAAAGGCACCAAGGGGATCTCCCTGTTCATCGTGCCCAAGTACCTGCCGGGCAAGATCGGTGAAGACAACGGTGTCAACGTTGGCTCCCTGGAAAAGAAAATGGGCATCAAGGCCTCCGCCACCTGCGTGATGAACTTTGATGAAGCTACCGGTTTCCTGATCGGCCCGGAAAACAAGGGCCTGGAGTGCATGTTCACTTTCATGAACACTGCCCGTCTGGGTACCGCCATGCAGGGTATCGCCCACGCCGAGCTGTCTTACCAGGGTGCACTGCCTTATGCCAAAGAGCGTAAGTCCATGCGTGCCCTGTCCGGCAAGAAAGAGCCCGATGCCATCGCCGACAGCCTGATCCACCATGGTGACGTGCGTCGCATGCTGCTCAAGCAGAAGGCCATCGCCGAAGGCGGCCGTGCCATGCTGTACTTCTCTGCCCAGTACGCCGACAACATGATTTCCGGCATTCTGGAAAACGACATGAAGAAGTACGAGCACTGGGACAGCGAGCTGGGCTTCTTCACCCCGATCCTGAAAGGCTTCCTCACCGAGAAAGGTCTGGAAGTGGCCAACGACGGCATGCAGGTGTTCGGTGGCCACGGCTACATCAAGGAACATGGCATGGAGCAGATCGTGCGTGATGCGCGTATCTCCACCCTGTACGAAGGCACCACCGGCATTCAGGCCCTGGACCTGCTGGGCCGCAAGGTCCTGCTGACCACCAAGGGCAAGTGTGTTCGTGACTTCACCAAGAAACTGGTGGATTTCGGCACCAAGAACCTGCGCGATCCCAAACTGCGCCCGTTCGCCTGGAAGCTGCTGAAAATCGCTGCCGAGTGGAACTACCTGACCACCCGCATCATGCTGGTGGCCGCCAAGGACCGCGACATGGTCTCCACCGCCAGCTACGACTTCCTGATGTACAGCGGCTACGCCATGATGGCGTACTTCTGGGCACTGCAGGCTGGCGTGGCCAAGGACAAGCTGGAGAACGGTGGCAACGAGCCGGCAGAATTCTACAAAGCCAAACTGGCCACGGCAGAGTTCTACTTCGAGCGCATGCTGCCCAGCGCCAAAGGGCACGCCGATGCCGCGCTGAAGCCCACCAAGAGCACCATGCAGCTGAAAGAAGAGCACTTCTCGTTCGATTACGAGTAA
- a CDS encoding isocitrate lyase, with protein MSYTKDIEALGSVIGANSTWKDINPESAVRMRLQNRFNTHLDIAKYNAKIMREDMAAYDADNSKYTQSLGCWHGFIGQQKMISIKKYFGGTKRRYLYLSGWMVAALRSQFGPLPDQSMHEKTSVADLIRELYTFLKQADAWELNHLYRNLDAAKEAGDSAKQAEIINQIDNFETHVVPIIADIDAGFGNPEATYLMAKQMIEAGACCIQIENQVSDEKQCGHQDGKVTVPHADFLAKINAVRYAFLELGVDDGVIVARTDSEGAGLTKQIAVSQKEGDLADQYNSFLEGEEVTDPSSVQHGDVLVKTAGKLIKPTKLASGLFQFRRDSNIDRVVLDCVTSLQNGADLLWIETPTPNVAHIKHMVDRIKEQEPNAKLVYNNSPSFNWTLNFRQQVFDAWSEEGKDVSAYERDSLMSVKYDETELAEVADEWAKEFQAKASREAGVFHHLITLPTYHTAALSTDQLVEGYFGEEGMLAYAKGVQRQEIRRNIATVKHQDMAGSNIGDDHKEYFSGEAALKAGGKDNTMNQFENN; from the coding sequence ATGTCATACACCAAAGACATCGAAGCACTGGGCTCCGTGATTGGCGCCAACAGCACCTGGAAAGATATCAATCCGGAATCTGCTGTTCGCATGCGTCTGCAAAACCGTTTCAACACGCATCTGGACATCGCCAAGTACAACGCCAAGATCATGCGTGAAGACATGGCTGCCTATGATGCTGACAACTCCAAGTACACCCAGTCCCTGGGTTGCTGGCACGGTTTCATCGGCCAGCAGAAGATGATCTCCATCAAGAAGTACTTCGGTGGCACCAAGCGTCGTTACCTGTACCTGTCCGGCTGGATGGTTGCTGCCCTGCGCTCCCAGTTCGGTCCGCTGCCTGATCAGTCCATGCACGAGAAGACTTCCGTTGCTGACCTGATCCGTGAACTGTACACCTTCCTGAAGCAGGCTGACGCGTGGGAACTGAACCACCTGTACCGCAACCTGGACGCCGCCAAGGAAGCTGGTGATTCCGCCAAGCAGGCTGAAATCATCAACCAGATCGACAACTTCGAAACTCACGTTGTTCCGATCATCGCTGACATCGACGCTGGTTTCGGTAACCCGGAAGCCACCTACCTGATGGCCAAGCAAATGATCGAAGCGGGTGCGTGCTGTATCCAGATCGAAAACCAGGTTTCCGACGAGAAGCAGTGTGGTCACCAGGACGGTAAAGTCACCGTTCCCCACGCCGACTTCCTGGCCAAGATCAACGCCGTACGTTACGCCTTCCTCGAGCTGGGCGTTGACGATGGTGTGATCGTTGCCCGTACCGACTCTGAAGGTGCTGGCCTGACCAAGCAGATCGCCGTTTCCCAGAAAGAAGGCGACCTGGCTGATCAGTACAACTCCTTCCTGGAAGGTGAAGAAGTGACTGATCCGTCCTCCGTTCAGCACGGTGACGTTCTGGTCAAGACTGCTGGCAAGCTGATCAAGCCGACCAAACTGGCTTCCGGCCTGTTCCAGTTCCGTCGCGATTCCAACATCGATCGTGTTGTTCTGGACTGTGTCACCAGCCTGCAGAACGGCGCTGACCTGCTGTGGATCGAGACTCCGACTCCGAACGTTGCGCACATCAAGCACATGGTTGATCGCATCAAGGAACAAGAGCCGAACGCCAAGCTGGTTTACAACAACAGCCCGTCCTTCAACTGGACCCTGAACTTCCGTCAGCAGGTATTCGATGCCTGGTCTGAAGAAGGCAAGGACGTTTCTGCCTACGAGCGCGATTCCCTGATGAGCGTGAAGTACGACGAAACCGAACTGGCTGAAGTGGCTGACGAGTGGGCCAAAGAGTTCCAGGCCAAGGCTTCCCGCGAAGCCGGTGTATTCCACCACCTGATCACTCTGCCGACCTACCACACCGCTGCTCTGTCCACCGACCAGCTGGTAGAAGGCTACTTCGGCGAAGAAGGCATGCTGGCCTACGCCAAAGGTGTTCAGCGTCAGGAAATCCGTCGCAACATCGCTACCGTGAAGCACCAGGACATGGCCGGTTCCAACATCGGTGATGACCACAAAGAGTACTTCTCTGGTGAAGCTGCGCTGAAAGCCGGCGGTAAAGACAACACCATGAACCAGTTCGAGAACAACTAA
- a CDS encoding SDR family NAD(P)-dependent oxidoreductase: MARFDNHRILITGAGAGIGALMAEEFARQGAEVIVTARRIAAAREVADRIKTAGGKAHAYVLDVSKLASIAKFRDKLHEEVGPITALINNAGVVFGGEFEQVELEQHLNTFRINTEGLMATTHAFLNDLIQAKQGYLVNIASASAFVGLPYGSTYAASKWAVVGFSESIRLELDVRKIKHVDVTTVCPSYISTGMFDGVKTPLLTPMLTPEKVVNSIIKGMIKKDSFVIEPPIAKSTELLKAALPRKVWDEVAYRIGVSTSMYSWKGKK; encoded by the coding sequence ATGGCCCGTTTTGATAATCACCGTATCCTGATCACTGGCGCCGGTGCCGGTATTGGCGCCTTGATGGCGGAAGAGTTTGCCAGACAGGGTGCGGAGGTGATCGTCACGGCGCGGCGGATTGCTGCTGCCCGCGAGGTGGCAGACCGGATCAAGACCGCCGGCGGCAAGGCCCATGCCTATGTGCTGGATGTGAGCAAACTGGCGTCCATTGCCAAATTCCGTGACAAGCTGCATGAGGAAGTGGGTCCGATCACCGCGCTGATCAACAATGCCGGTGTGGTGTTTGGCGGCGAGTTCGAGCAGGTAGAGCTGGAACAGCATCTCAATACCTTCCGCATCAACACCGAAGGCCTGATGGCCACCACCCACGCCTTCCTCAATGATCTGATTCAGGCCAAGCAGGGTTACCTGGTCAATATTGCCAGCGCTTCCGCCTTTGTGGGCCTGCCCTATGGCAGCACCTATGCCGCCAGCAAATGGGCGGTGGTGGGTTTCTCCGAATCCATTCGCCTGGAACTGGATGTCCGCAAGATCAAGCACGTGGACGTGACCACGGTCTGCCCCAGCTACATTTCCACCGGCATGTTCGACGGCGTGAAAACCCCGCTGCTCACCCCCATGCTCACCCCGGAAAAGGTGGTCAACAGCATCATCAAGGGCATGATCAAGAAAGACAGCTTCGTGATTGAGCCACCGATTGCCAAATCCACCGAACTGCTCAAGGCCGCCCTGCCCCGCAAGGTCTGGGACGAAGTGGCGTATCGCATCGGAGTGTCCACTTCCATGTATAGCTGGAAGGGGAAGAAGTAA